From Bacteroidota bacterium, a single genomic window includes:
- a CDS encoding KilA-N domain-containing protein has translation MGLWESFNNPAFKPLDFEGFKNEAGSNSFVMTPKKWVDATDAIGIFSKAGRYGSGTYAHKDIAFEFASWISAEFKFYLIMEFQRLQQDEAKRQKKEWNVSRMLAKVNYRIHTDSILENLVPKAVTAGQIQGIYASEADLLNVALFGQTASQWRKSNAGLDGNMRDHATLEQLVVLANLESLNALFIQQGLPSTQRLEFLNAQAITQMRSLLKHQQVNRLQG, from the coding sequence ATGGGGCTTTGGGAATCTTTCAACAATCCTGCTTTTAAACCCCTCGATTTCGAGGGGTTTAAAAACGAGGCGGGTTCCAATAGTTTCGTAATGACGCCCAAGAAATGGGTGGATGCAACGGATGCAATCGGAATCTTTTCCAAGGCGGGTAGGTACGGGAGCGGCACGTATGCGCACAAAGACATTGCATTCGAATTTGCATCCTGGATCAGCGCCGAATTCAAGTTTTATCTGATCATGGAATTCCAACGTTTGCAGCAGGACGAAGCCAAGCGCCAAAAGAAGGAATGGAATGTGAGCCGTATGTTGGCGAAGGTGAACTACCGCATTCACACGGATTCAATTCTTGAAAACCTGGTTCCCAAGGCCGTTACTGCAGGCCAAATCCAAGGAATCTATGCCTCGGAGGCAGATCTTCTCAATGTGGCGCTCTTCGGTCAAACGGCAAGCCAATGGCGGAAATCCAATGCTGGCTTGGATGGAAATATGCGCGACCACGCGACCCTTGAGCAGCTTGTGGTACTCGCCAACCTTGAGAGTCTCAACGCATTGTTCATTCAGCAGGGGCTCCCCTCCACGCAGCGCCTGGAATTCCTCAATGCCCAAGCCATCACCCAAATGCGTAGCCTGTTGAAACATCAACAAGTCAATCGCCTGCAGGGATAG
- a CDS encoding DNA primase, protein MSKRIPPHKIDEIYAAADAVEVIGDYLQLKKRGTNYFALSPFVSEKTPSFAISPSKNIWKDFSTGKGGNAVSFLMEAEGMTYVEALKYLAEKYHIPLELEETPEDLVREDHRESLYVVNEFAARYFHKTMRETQKGRDIALSYFKERGLLDHTIDAFQLGYCGDEWDAFSKEAIRQQYKEEFLIETGLVFKSDKDGKLLDRFRSRIMFPIHNHLGKVVGFGGRIMTQEKMAKYINSPESDIYHKSNVLYGLHQAKKAIRDEDRCILVEGYMDVISLAQAGIENVVASSGTALTVDQIRLIKRFTPNVLLIYDADRAGIAAALRGIDLLLEAEMNVRVLLLPPGEDPDSYVKANGKSGFEVYINDRAQDFLDFKLDQLRLAHNFEDPQEKTQAIHEVAQTLGRLVDPVKLAVYLELAAGKLGMSADVIQRSISKAAADRAKLESRQEGFRQRQAQPTLLQPPAQDGEYYEIPIEAMMDNQGPGVATSLEPDIVAQERELLRLFMNYPERELDAGEGEKVTLGEYLQMQLASVEFSHKVLQQFKSLLLKDFETTGALNLDKLLNHEEKPISRMASSLLTIPFEVSENWAKFDIKAPNIDDDLEAAVHSALQHFQLHNLKKLIGELREKLRTSTDPVEQDMLAKKFMKVMEMRKNIIEELGIVILE, encoded by the coding sequence ATGTCCAAGCGCATCCCGCCCCATAAAATCGACGAAATCTACGCTGCGGCTGACGCGGTGGAGGTGATCGGCGACTATTTGCAGCTCAAAAAGCGCGGCACGAACTACTTTGCCCTGTCGCCATTCGTCAGCGAAAAGACACCTTCCTTTGCCATTTCGCCCTCCAAAAACATCTGGAAGGACTTTTCGACGGGCAAGGGCGGCAATGCGGTTTCCTTTTTGATGGAGGCCGAAGGGATGACCTACGTCGAGGCGCTCAAATACCTCGCCGAGAAGTACCACATTCCCCTCGAACTCGAAGAAACGCCCGAAGACCTCGTTCGCGAAGACCATCGGGAGTCCTTGTATGTCGTCAACGAATTTGCCGCGCGGTACTTTCACAAGACGATGCGCGAGACCCAAAAGGGACGCGACATTGCGCTGAGCTACTTCAAGGAACGCGGGCTGTTGGACCATACCATCGATGCGTTTCAGCTCGGATATTGCGGCGACGAATGGGATGCTTTCAGCAAGGAGGCGATTCGGCAGCAATACAAGGAGGAATTCCTGATCGAAACCGGCCTTGTGTTCAAGAGCGACAAGGACGGCAAACTCCTCGACCGCTTCCGGTCCCGCATCATGTTTCCGATCCACAATCACCTCGGCAAGGTCGTAGGTTTTGGCGGGCGGATCATGACGCAGGAGAAGATGGCCAAGTACATCAACTCCCCGGAATCGGACATTTACCACAAGAGCAATGTGCTCTACGGCCTCCATCAGGCCAAAAAAGCCATTCGCGACGAGGACCGTTGTATCCTGGTCGAAGGCTATATGGACGTGATTTCCCTCGCGCAGGCGGGGATCGAAAACGTCGTGGCGAGTTCGGGGACGGCGTTGACGGTGGATCAGATCAGGTTGATCAAGCGCTTCACGCCCAATGTATTGCTCATTTATGATGCGGACAGGGCGGGAATTGCGGCGGCTTTGCGGGGAATCGACCTGCTTTTGGAGGCGGAGATGAATGTGCGCGTACTGCTGCTACCGCCGGGCGAGGACCCTGACAGCTACGTCAAGGCCAACGGCAAAAGCGGATTCGAAGTGTACATCAACGACCGCGCGCAGGACTTCCTCGACTTTAAGCTCGATCAATTGCGGTTGGCGCATAATTTCGAGGATCCGCAGGAGAAGACGCAGGCGATTCACGAAGTCGCGCAGACGCTCGGCAGGTTGGTCGATCCCGTGAAATTGGCCGTTTACCTCGAATTGGCAGCCGGGAAACTCGGCATGTCGGCGGATGTCATTCAGCGGTCGATCAGCAAGGCGGCGGCGGACCGTGCCAAGCTCGAAAGCCGGCAAGAAGGCTTCCGACAGCGGCAGGCGCAACCCACGCTTTTGCAGCCCCCCGCGCAAGACGGCGAATATTACGAGATCCCGATCGAGGCGATGATGGACAATCAGGGACCAGGCGTTGCAACGTCGTTGGAACCTGATATTGTGGCACAAGAGCGGGAATTGTTGCGCTTGTTCATGAATTATCCGGAGCGGGAATTGGACGCGGGCGAAGGCGAAAAGGTGACGCTCGGCGAATACCTGCAAATGCAATTGGCCTCCGTCGAATTCAGCCACAAGGTATTGCAGCAATTCAAGAGTCTGTTGTTGAAGGACTTCGAAACGACGGGCGCACTCAATCTGGACAAGTTGCTCAACCACGAGGAAAAGCCCATCAGCCGGATGGCGAGCAGTTTGTTGACCATCCCCTTCGAAGTCAGCGAAAACTGGGCAAAGTTTGACATCAAAGCTCCGAACATCGACGATGACCTCGAAGCGGCGGTGCACAGTGCCTTGCAGCATTTTCAGCTGCACAACCTCAAAAAACTCATCGGCGAACTCCGCGAAAAACTTCGCACCTCGACCGACCCCGTAGAACAAGATATGTTGGCCAAAAAATTTATGAAAGTCATGGAAATGCGCAAAAACATCATCGAAGAGCTCGGAATCGTTATTCTTGAATGA
- a CDS encoding DEAD/DEAH box helicase, with amino-acid sequence MNSPHPKAAQALRQLNIELLNPMQEAAIAAIDSHQDLILLSPTGSGKTLAYLLPLLPRLQAGLTHVQALVLVPSRELALQIEDVFKKMQTGFKVNCCYGGHNIQTEINNLSEPPALLIGTPGRVIDHIDRGSLDLDQVHTIVLDEFDKSLEFGFQPQMEYAIAKMPALKQRILTSATDLAEIPGFVGLQDPQRLDFLSDRATVDKLEIRKVISPEADKLETLLQLICKLGSQAMLVFLNHRDAVERVSTFLDEHGVLHDYFHGGLDQNMRERTLTKFRNGSCRILVTTDLAARGLDIPEIAAVVHYHLPLTEDAFTHRNGRTARMHAEGAAYVIIGPGEKWPSYIDADIPTEELPTEIRLPEQPVWATLYISKGKKAKINKIDVVGFLSKKGGLSQEDLGLILVKDECAYIAVKRDKIKAVIQQTKGEKLKGIKVILEVAK; translated from the coding sequence ATGAATTCCCCCCACCCCAAGGCCGCGCAGGCGCTCCGGCAACTCAACATCGAATTGCTCAATCCGATGCAAGAAGCGGCCATCGCGGCCATCGACAGCCACCAAGACCTGATCCTGCTGTCGCCCACCGGCTCTGGAAAAACCCTCGCGTACCTGCTCCCGCTGCTCCCGCGCCTGCAGGCAGGCCTTACGCATGTGCAGGCACTTGTGCTCGTGCCCTCCCGCGAACTCGCGCTGCAAATCGAGGACGTCTTCAAAAAAATGCAGACCGGATTCAAGGTCAATTGCTGCTACGGCGGCCACAATATCCAAACGGAAATCAACAACCTCTCCGAACCACCGGCACTGCTCATCGGCACGCCCGGCCGTGTCATCGACCATATTGACCGTGGCAGCCTCGACCTCGATCAGGTGCATACGATTGTCCTCGATGAATTCGACAAATCCCTCGAATTTGGCTTCCAACCGCAAATGGAATATGCCATTGCGAAGATGCCTGCGCTGAAGCAACGCATCCTCACATCCGCCACCGATTTGGCTGAAATTCCAGGTTTTGTCGGCCTCCAAGATCCGCAGCGCCTCGATTTCCTCTCCGACCGCGCCACCGTGGACAAACTCGAAATCCGGAAGGTGATTTCCCCCGAAGCCGACAAATTGGAAACGCTGTTGCAGCTGATCTGCAAACTCGGTTCGCAGGCGATGCTTGTATTTCTCAATCACCGCGATGCCGTCGAACGCGTGAGTACATTTTTGGATGAGCATGGGGTATTGCACGATTATTTCCACGGCGGATTGGACCAAAATATGCGGGAACGCACGCTCACGAAGTTCCGCAATGGCAGTTGCCGGATTTTGGTGACGACCGACTTGGCGGCCCGCGGATTGGACATTCCGGAGATTGCGGCGGTGGTGCATTATCATTTGCCCTTGACCGAAGACGCCTTTACCCACCGCAACGGCCGCACCGCAAGGATGCATGCCGAGGGCGCAGCCTACGTGATCATCGGCCCCGGCGAAAAATGGCCTTCCTACATCGATGCCGACATCCCAACCGAGGAATTGCCCACCGAAATTCGGTTGCCGGAGCAGCCTGTTTGGGCGACGCTGTACATCAGCAAGGGCAAAAAAGCCAAAATCAACAAGATCGACGTCGTCGGATTTTTATCGAAAAAAGGGGGGCTTTCGCAGGAGGACCTCGGCCTGATTTTGGTCAAGGATGAATGCGCCTACATCGCCGTAAAACGCGACAAAATCAAAGCGGTCATCCAACAAACCAAAGGCGAAAAATTGAAGGGGATCAAAGTGATTCTTGAGGTGGCGAAATAG